The following coding sequences lie in one Xanthomonas hortorum pv. pelargonii genomic window:
- a CDS encoding tetratricopeptide repeat-containing sulfotransferase family protein: MAASAGAVHWQTAQAALARRDLGVAASALQALLAVDPTHVSARVLLAGTVLANGRMREAVAQLRLAARDLGDDVAMRCRVAQALLRVGEHRALHALLRHPSVMQCQDGATLALLAHVHQSLGEHVEALAMMQRAQACGFDGADFRFFLAVQLQFNNRLDDAAQALDRALALSPGYGRAALTRARLRRQTASSNHLDQLRQQLQLAKPDSEDRAGLAFALYKELEDLGQTDAAWNALTHGNAVMHARLRHDADAEAALYTQLGALAEQGVFAAQESTNAQGPQPIFVLGLPRSGTTVLERMLGNHSQIMSAGELNDFGHQLRWGADQAGRSLLDARLLQALPTLDYAQIGARYLEQTQWRAGSARWYIDKLPTNAVAIGAIARALPAALIVHLVREPMAVCFSNYRALFGDSYAYSYDLHTLARHYQAYHALMAQWRAALPGRVIDVDYTQMVRDPSTVLEQLMTRCGLNIEPGQIDITRNAAASATLSSVQVREGVHGRNVEEWRRYATQLEPLRQTLLQAGLIDVGLR, from the coding sequence ATGGCTGCGTCCGCCGGCGCGGTGCACTGGCAGACCGCCCAGGCCGCGTTGGCACGTCGCGACCTGGGTGTGGCGGCGTCTGCATTGCAGGCGCTGCTGGCAGTGGACCCCACCCACGTGTCCGCACGCGTGCTGCTGGCCGGCACCGTGCTGGCCAACGGCAGGATGCGCGAGGCGGTTGCGCAGTTACGGCTGGCCGCCAGAGACCTCGGCGACGACGTGGCGATGCGTTGCCGTGTGGCGCAAGCCTTGTTGCGCGTCGGCGAGCATCGCGCACTGCATGCGTTGCTGCGGCATCCGTCGGTGATGCAGTGCCAGGACGGGGCCACGCTGGCGCTGCTCGCGCATGTGCATCAATCGCTCGGCGAACATGTCGAAGCACTGGCGATGATGCAGCGCGCGCAGGCCTGTGGTTTCGATGGTGCTGACTTCCGTTTCTTTCTTGCGGTGCAACTGCAATTCAATAATCGCCTAGACGATGCAGCGCAGGCGTTGGATCGCGCATTGGCGCTGTCGCCAGGCTACGGCCGCGCGGCACTGACGCGTGCGCGGCTACGCCGTCAGACTGCAAGCAGCAATCATCTCGATCAGTTACGTCAGCAGCTGCAGCTCGCCAAGCCCGACAGTGAAGATCGCGCCGGGCTGGCGTTCGCGCTGTACAAGGAGCTGGAAGATCTCGGCCAGACCGATGCCGCCTGGAACGCGCTAACCCACGGCAATGCGGTGATGCACGCGCGCTTGCGCCACGATGCCGACGCAGAAGCAGCGTTGTACACGCAGTTGGGCGCATTGGCCGAACAAGGCGTGTTCGCCGCGCAGGAATCTACCAATGCACAAGGCCCGCAACCGATCTTCGTGCTCGGTTTGCCGCGCTCGGGCACCACGGTGCTGGAGCGGATGCTGGGCAATCATTCGCAGATCATGTCGGCCGGCGAATTGAACGACTTCGGCCATCAGTTGCGCTGGGGCGCCGACCAGGCTGGCCGCAGCCTGCTGGATGCGCGCCTGCTGCAGGCACTTCCCACGCTGGATTATGCGCAGATCGGCGCGCGCTACCTGGAACAGACGCAGTGGCGTGCCGGATCGGCGCGCTGGTACATCGATAAGTTGCCGACCAATGCGGTGGCGATCGGCGCGATCGCACGCGCATTGCCGGCGGCGCTGATCGTGCATCTGGTGCGCGAGCCGATGGCGGTGTGTTTTTCCAATTACCGCGCGCTGTTCGGCGACTCCTATGCCTATAGCTACGACCTGCACACGCTGGCACGTCACTATCAGGCGTATCACGCGTTGATGGCGCAATGGCGCGCTGCGTTGCCGGGCCGGGTGATCGATGTGGACTACACGCAGATGGTGCGTGATCCATCTACGGTGCTGGAACAGTTAATGACGCGCTGCGGCTTGAACATCGAGCCTGGGCAGATCGATATCACCCGCAATGCGGCCGCATCGGCCACGCTGAGCAGCGTGCAGGTGCGCGAAGGCGTGCATGGGCGCAACGTGGAAGAGTGGCGACGTTATGCCACGCAGCTGGAGCCGCTGCGGCAGACGTTGTTGCAGGCAGGCCTGATCGATGTGGGCTTGCGTTAG
- the glyS gene encoding glycine--tRNA ligase subunit beta, which produces MSEQLPLLIELGTEELPVKALPGLAQAFFDGVLHGLEKRGVAVTRGDAKPLSTPRRLAVLLPGVATEQPEQRSEVLGPYLNIALDAEGKPTKALAGFAAKAGIDWTALERTSDAKGERFVHRAVTPGARTADLLPEILREAIAAMPIPKPMRWGAHEYAFARPVQWLVLLFGDAVIPAELLGVRGDRITRGHRFMHQGEVSLAAPGDYVEALRAAHVLVDADARRARIVEEVEAAAKQAGGSARISEDNLQQVVNLVEWPSAVLCSFERDFLAVPQEALIETMEINQKFFPVLDAGGKLTEQFIGIANIVSKDVAEVAKGYERVIRPRFADAKFFFDEDLKQGLQAMGAGLASVTYQAKLGTVADKVARVAALAEIIAPQVGADPVQARRAAELAKNDLQSRMVNEFPELQGIAGRHYAKAAGEPGEISLAIDEAYQPRFAGDDIALSPLGKVLAIAERLDTLAGGFAAGLKPTGNKDPFALRRNALGLARTVIESGFDLSLLDLIKKAVGLVSSALASSQASKQQTAAEAAKTQGVNVAQRQSGGLWVPNVEETAAEIFDFILDRLRGYYADKGVPATHFNAVAALFSVAPEGAPTALGVGAHLGATHGSLYDFDRRIDAIGIFATLPEAEALAAANKRIRNVLRKVEGEIPGDIDTSLLREPAEEALAEAVEAAIGDTGDALHRHDYVAVLARLARLRPQVDAFFDGVMVNAEDAQLRANRLALLKKLGDRLGSVAAIEHLSS; this is translated from the coding sequence ATGAGCGAACAACTTCCCCTGCTGATCGAACTGGGCACCGAAGAGCTGCCGGTCAAGGCGCTGCCGGGTCTGGCGCAGGCTTTCTTCGATGGCGTGCTGCACGGTCTGGAAAAGCGCGGCGTCGCGGTCACGCGCGGCGATGCCAAGCCGCTGTCCACACCGCGCCGTCTGGCGGTGCTGCTGCCGGGCGTGGCCACCGAGCAACCCGAACAGCGTTCCGAAGTGCTGGGCCCGTATCTCAACATCGCGCTGGATGCCGAGGGCAAGCCGACCAAGGCGCTGGCCGGGTTTGCGGCCAAGGCCGGGATCGACTGGACCGCGCTGGAGCGCACCAGCGATGCCAAGGGCGAGCGCTTCGTGCATCGCGCGGTGACGCCGGGCGCGCGCACCGCCGATTTGTTGCCGGAGATCCTGCGCGAAGCCATCGCCGCGATGCCGATCCCCAAGCCGATGCGCTGGGGCGCGCACGAATACGCGTTCGCGCGGCCGGTGCAGTGGCTGGTGTTGCTGTTCGGCGATGCGGTGATCCCGGCCGAGTTGCTGGGCGTGCGTGGCGATCGCATCACCCGCGGGCACCGCTTCATGCATCAGGGCGAAGTCTCGCTTGCCGCACCGGGCGATTACGTCGAAGCGCTGCGCGCCGCGCACGTGCTGGTGGATGCGGACGCACGCCGTGCGCGCATCGTGGAGGAAGTCGAAGCGGCCGCAAAGCAGGCCGGCGGCAGTGCGCGCATCAGCGAGGACAATCTGCAGCAGGTGGTCAACCTGGTCGAGTGGCCGTCGGCGGTGCTGTGCAGCTTCGAGCGCGATTTTCTGGCGGTGCCGCAGGAAGCGCTGATCGAAACCATGGAGATCAACCAGAAGTTCTTCCCGGTGTTGGATGCCGGCGGCAAGTTGACCGAGCAGTTCATCGGCATCGCCAATATCGTCTCGAAGGATGTGGCCGAAGTCGCCAAGGGCTACGAGCGGGTGATCCGTCCGCGTTTTGCCGATGCCAAGTTCTTCTTCGACGAAGACCTCAAGCAGGGGCTGCAGGCGATGGGGGCGGGCCTGGCCAGCGTCACGTATCAGGCCAAGCTGGGCACGGTGGCCGACAAGGTGGCGCGTGTGGCTGCGTTGGCCGAAATTATTGCTCCGCAAGTGGGTGCCGATCCGGTGCAGGCGCGTCGCGCTGCGGAATTGGCCAAGAACGATCTGCAATCGCGCATGGTCAACGAATTCCCCGAATTGCAGGGCATTGCCGGGCGGCATTACGCCAAGGCTGCTGGCGAGCCTGGCGAGATTTCGCTGGCGATTGATGAAGCGTACCAACCTCGTTTTGCCGGCGACGATATTGCGTTGTCGCCGTTGGGCAAGGTGTTGGCGATTGCCGAGCGTCTGGATACGTTGGCCGGTGGCTTTGCGGCCGGGTTGAAGCCGACCGGCAACAAGGATCCGTTTGCGTTGCGGCGTAATGCGTTGGGGTTGGCGCGGACGGTGATTGAGTCGGGGTTTGACTTATCACTACTTGATTTGATCAAGAAAGCAGTGGGTTTGGTTAGTTCCGCTTTGGCCTCGTCGCAAGCTAGTAAACAACAAACAGCGGCTGAAGCCGCCAAGACCCAAGGCGTCAATGTCGCACAGCGTCAGAGCGGCGGACTATGGGTGCCAAATGTAGAGGAGACTGCAGCAGAAATTTTTGACTTCATCCTAGACCGCCTGCGCGGCTACTACGCAGACAAAGGCGTACCTGCCACGCATTTCAATGCAGTCGCCGCATTGTTCTCGGTCGCGCCCGAGGGCGCTCCTACAGCGCTCGGCGTAGGAGCGCACCTGGGCGCGACCCACGGTTCCCTCTACGACTTCGACCGCCGCATCGATGCGATCGGCATCTTCGCCACGCTGCCCGAAGCCGAAGCGCTGGCCGCGGCCAACAAGCGCATCCGCAATGTCCTGCGCAAGGTCGAGGGCGAGATTCCCGGCGATATCGACACCAGCCTGCTGCGCGAACCCGCCGAAGAAGCGCTGGCCGAAGCAGTGGAAGCGGCCATCGGCGACACCGGCGATGCGCTGCACCGCCACGACTATGTTGCGGTGCTCGCGCGTCTGGCGCGCCTGCGCCCGCAGGTCGATGCGTTCTTCGATGGAGTAATGGTCAATGCCGAAGACGCGCAGCTGCGCGCCAATCGGCTCGCGTTGCTGAAGAAGCTCGGCGACCGCCTCGGCAGCGTCGCCGCCATCGAGCATCTGTCCAGCTGA
- the glyQ gene encoding glycine--tRNA ligase subunit alpha encodes MSDSRRVPITFQGLIQTLNQYWAEQGCVLIQPLDLEVGAGTFHPATFLRALGPEPWNAAYVQPSRRPTDGRYGENPNRLQRYYQYQVAMKPNPDNIQDLYLGSLQALGIDPLVHDLRFVEDNWESPTLGAWGLGWEVWLNGMEVTQFTYFQQAGGLECKPVLGEITYGLERLCMYLQSCDNVYDLVWTYGPDGTPVSYGDVYHQNEVEQSAYNFEHANVEELFHRFDACEAEAKQLIEVGLPLPAYEQVTKASHAFNLLDARRAISVTERQRYILRVRTLSQGVAQAYYAQREKLGFPGVKK; translated from the coding sequence ATGTCCGATTCCCGGCGCGTTCCAATCACTTTTCAGGGCCTGATCCAGACCCTCAACCAGTACTGGGCCGAGCAAGGCTGCGTGCTGATCCAGCCGCTGGACCTGGAAGTGGGCGCGGGCACGTTCCATCCGGCCACCTTCCTGCGCGCGCTGGGGCCGGAGCCGTGGAATGCCGCCTACGTGCAGCCTTCGCGTCGTCCCACCGACGGCCGCTACGGCGAAAACCCCAATCGCCTGCAGCGCTACTACCAGTACCAGGTGGCGATGAAGCCCAACCCGGACAACATCCAGGATCTGTATCTGGGCTCGTTGCAGGCGCTGGGCATCGACCCGCTGGTGCACGATCTGCGCTTTGTCGAAGACAACTGGGAATCGCCGACCCTCGGCGCCTGGGGCCTGGGCTGGGAAGTCTGGCTCAATGGCATGGAAGTGACCCAGTTCACCTACTTCCAGCAGGCTGGCGGGCTCGAGTGCAAGCCGGTGTTGGGCGAGATCACCTATGGGCTGGAACGGCTGTGCATGTACCTGCAGAGCTGCGACAACGTCTACGACCTGGTGTGGACCTACGGCCCAGACGGCACCCCGGTGAGCTACGGCGATGTGTATCACCAGAACGAAGTGGAGCAGAGCGCCTACAACTTCGAGCATGCCAATGTGGAAGAGCTGTTCCACCGCTTCGATGCCTGCGAAGCCGAGGCCAAGCAGTTGATCGAAGTCGGCTTGCCGCTGCCTGCGTATGAGCAGGTGACCAAGGCCAGCCACGCGTTCAATCTGCTGGACGCGCGCCGCGCGATCAGCGTGACCGAACGCCAGCGCTACATCCTGCGCGTGCGCACATTGTCGCAAGGCGTGGCGCAGGCGTATTACGCACAACGCGAGAAGCTGGGCTTCCCCGGGGTAAAGAAGTAA
- a CDS encoding GspE/PulE family protein has translation MEQRRTADPEGAVALLPRGRLMFDPVAAALLADGMVVPHEHERVQFSAAGVRNASEVHPLVLLANLKLHAAQPPAGELGLERLTEWLATRTGLRYLRIDPTRIDVAAVTGVVSHAYARRHRILPLALDAERVLIATSEPLALEWLADVQHLSRRRIELALINPLDLHRYTMEFFGVTQSVRGARGDVRSAEPGAGLPSFEQLVELGRAGDVNADDHHIVHIVDWLLQYAYEQRASDIHLEPRREAGRMRFRIDGVLHKVLEVPPSVMTAVVSRIKVLGRMDLAERRRPQDGRIKTRSPGGREVEMRLSTMPTAFGEKCVMRIFDPDSAFKSIEQLGFSPEEAAGWSALVERPHGIVLVTGPTGSGKTTTLYSTLKRLATPDVNVCSVEDPIEMIAPEFNQMQVQQNIDLDFASGVRTLLRQDPDIIMIGEIRDLETAQMAVQASLTGHLVLSTLHTNDAASAITRLLDLGVPHYLVASTLNGVLAQRLVRTLCVHCKRPHTLSDDDWAAIREPGEALPDTLNVHAPVGCLECRRTGYLGRVGLYELLPVTPRLRSLIRADTDLASFSHAARGEGLRTLRRTGLEKVAAGLTTIEEVLSVLPPRE, from the coding sequence ATGGAACAGCGGCGTACGGCCGATCCTGAAGGCGCAGTGGCACTGCTGCCGCGCGGCCGGCTGATGTTCGACCCGGTCGCTGCCGCGTTGCTTGCCGATGGCATGGTGGTACCGCACGAACACGAGCGCGTGCAGTTCTCCGCCGCCGGCGTACGCAACGCCAGCGAAGTGCACCCGCTGGTGCTGCTGGCCAACCTCAAATTGCATGCTGCGCAACCGCCGGCCGGCGAGCTCGGCCTGGAACGGCTGACCGAATGGCTGGCCACCCGCACCGGCCTGCGTTATCTGCGTATCGACCCCACCCGCATCGATGTAGCCGCCGTCACCGGCGTGGTGTCGCATGCCTACGCACGCCGCCACCGCATCCTGCCGCTGGCACTGGACGCCGAGCGCGTGCTGATCGCCACCAGCGAACCGCTGGCGCTGGAATGGCTGGCCGACGTGCAGCATCTGAGCCGGCGTCGGATCGAGCTGGCGCTGATCAACCCGCTGGACCTGCATCGCTACACGATGGAGTTCTTCGGCGTCACCCAGTCGGTGCGCGGCGCACGCGGCGATGTGCGCAGCGCCGAACCGGGCGCCGGCCTGCCCAGTTTCGAGCAATTGGTGGAACTGGGCCGCGCCGGCGACGTCAATGCCGACGACCACCACATCGTGCATATCGTCGACTGGCTGCTGCAATACGCCTACGAGCAGCGGGCAAGCGACATCCATTTGGAGCCGCGCCGCGAGGCCGGGCGCATGCGCTTTCGCATCGATGGCGTGCTGCACAAGGTGCTGGAAGTGCCGCCGTCGGTGATGACCGCGGTGGTCAGCCGCATCAAGGTGCTCGGCCGCATGGACCTGGCCGAACGCCGCCGCCCGCAGGACGGCCGCATCAAGACCCGTTCGCCGGGCGGGCGCGAGGTGGAAATGCGCCTGTCCACGATGCCCACCGCATTCGGCGAAAAATGCGTGATGCGTATCTTCGACCCGGATTCGGCGTTCAAGAGCATCGAGCAACTCGGCTTCAGCCCCGAAGAGGCCGCCGGCTGGAGCGCGCTGGTCGAGCGCCCGCACGGCATCGTGCTGGTCACCGGCCCCACCGGCTCGGGCAAGACCACCACGCTGTATTCCACGCTCAAGCGCCTGGCCACGCCGGATGTGAACGTGTGCAGCGTGGAAGACCCGATCGAAATGATCGCGCCGGAATTCAACCAGATGCAGGTCCAGCAGAACATCGATCTGGATTTCGCCAGCGGTGTGCGCACGTTGCTGCGGCAGGACCCGGACATCATCATGATCGGCGAAATCCGCGACCTGGAAACCGCGCAGATGGCGGTGCAGGCCTCGCTCACCGGGCATCTGGTGCTGTCCACGTTGCACACCAACGACGCCGCCTCGGCGATCACCCGTTTGCTGGATCTGGGCGTGCCGCATTACCTGGTGGCGTCCACGCTCAACGGCGTGCTGGCGCAACGCCTGGTGCGCACCTTGTGCGTGCACTGCAAGCGCCCGCACACGCTCAGCGACGACGACTGGGCGGCGATCCGCGAGCCGGGCGAAGCGCTGCCGGACACGCTCAACGTGCACGCCCCGGTCGGCTGCCTGGAATGCCGCCGCACCGGCTATCTGGGCCGCGTGGGCTTGTACGAACTGCTGCCGGTCACCCCGCGCCTGCGCAGCCTGATCCGCGCCGACACCGACCTGGCCAGCTTCAGCCACGCCGCCCGCGGCGAGGGATTGCGCACGCTGCGGCGGACGGGCCTGGAGAAGGTCGCTGCCGGGCTGACCACCATTGAAGAAGTGCTGTCGGTGCTGCCGCCGCGCGAATAA